Part of the Heliomicrobium gestii genome is shown below.
GATGGCGCTGCTCCTCTACCACATACGCTAGTTGTCTGAAAGGAGGCATCTGACGTGTACGCCCAGGCGCAGATACCAGCTACATGCGGCGAACTGGCCCAGGGCCTGATCGGGGGCCGTTTCCTGCACCTCACCTGTCCCATTGACGCCTGGGTCACGGCCAGTGCCTACCTGACACCAGGCAGCGGTCGCATTGACGGACTGGCCGATCGACCCAAGGCGGCCCGGGCCGTCAATGCCTTGCTCGATCTGTGGAGCATGGCCGGTTGTTTCGATATCCGCTTCCACATGGACAACCCCTTGCCATCGGGCAAAGGGATGGCGACGAGCACCGCCGATATCTGCGCCGCTGTCTACGCTGTCGCCCGGGCGTTGGGACGAGAACTGACGCCGGCGCAGATGGGGCCTATCGCCGTCGCCGTAGAACCCTCAGACGGACTCTTCTATCCGGGCATCGCCGTCTTCGATCACCGCAGCGGAACCTGGGGAAAGACGGTCGGGATGGCGCCAGTTCCACCCTTGCATATCCTGGCCTTTGACCTGGGCGGCGAAGTCGACACGATCGAGTTCAACAACCGGGTCGATCTGCTGGAGGCGAACCGGCAGAAAGAAGCCGCCGTCCGGCAAGCCTTTGCCATGATCACCCGAGGCCTGCGGTGCGGCGATCCGAGGCGGATCGGGGAAGGGGCAACCTTGAGCGCTCGGGCCAACCAGGGGATTTTACCAAAAGAAGCCCTTGAGGAGATCATCAGCGGTGTCCGCGCTTTTGGCGCTGTCGGTGTCAACGTGGCCCACAGCGGGACAGTTCTCGGTGTGATCGTGCCGGAGGGCAAACATCAGCGCCTCAGCCCGATCACCAGTTGGGTCGAGAGCCGCTTCCCCCACTGGAACCGGTTGGGCTGTTACCGTCTCGTCAGCGGGGGGCCGCGATTCGCCGATGCGAGCCGGCAGGGGAGAGAGGCAGCCTTATGAAAAGGGGACCGATGACAGAAAAACGCACGATAATGGAGCAGCCTGTGATTTCCGACCGGCATAATGAATTGCAAAAGGCGCAGCCTGTCCCGTACCGGCACGGCGGCGATGTGTGGGGCGCTATCGAGGTTGCAGGCGTCTCCGTCACAGAGATCCTGGATCTGAGCGCCAATATCAACTATTTGGGTCTTTCGCATCAGGTGAAAAAGGCGATCGAGGAAAGCATCGATCAGGTCGTTCACTACCCAGACCCCCAATGCCGCCGGCTGATCGACGCCCTGGCTGATCACTTCGCTGTTTCGCCTGATTCGATCTGCGCGGGCAACGGCGCCGTTGACCTCCTCGATCACTGGCTCCATGCGGTGAAAGCCCGCCGTGTGCTCATCCCGGAGCCTGCCTTCGGCCAGTACGAGCGCGCCGTCGCTGCCCAGGGCGGTGAGGCCGTTCGCCTGCAACTGGAAGAAAAGGGACACTTTCGGCTTGATGTGGAGGCGTGGCGACAGGCTCTCCAAAAAGAGAATTGTGACGCCGCGATCCTCTGTACGCCCCATAACCCCGCCGGCTGGGTCTGGACGGCCGAAGAAAGACAGGCTGTCTTGACGCACTTGACGTCAGCGCCGGTCCGCTTGCTGGTCGATGAATCCTTTTTGGATTTTCTCCCCGATGGCCGCCTCTTGAGCTGCTGCGCAGAAGCTGCCAAGAGCGATCAGGTAGCCGTCCTCTACTCGCTGACCAAGTTTTTCGCCATCCCGGGCCTTCGCCTCGGCGCCTTGATCGCCCACCGGGAGATCATCAATGCCATTGTTCGCCGGCGCGATCCCTGGGTGGTCAACCACTTGGCCCAGGTTGCCGGCATCGCCGCCCTTGCCGACCGGGATTACCACCGGAAGACCTGGGAGGGGCTCCCTCAAGAGCGGGA
Proteins encoded:
- the cobD gene encoding threonine-phosphate decarboxylase CobD, which gives rise to MTEKRTIMEQPVISDRHNELQKAQPVPYRHGGDVWGAIEVAGVSVTEILDLSANINYLGLSHQVKKAIEESIDQVVHYPDPQCRRLIDALADHFAVSPDSICAGNGAVDLLDHWLHAVKARRVLIPEPAFGQYERAVAAQGGEAVRLQLEEKGHFRLDVEAWRQALQKENCDAAILCTPHNPAGWVWTAEERQAVLTHLTSAPVRLLVDESFLDFLPDGRLLSCCAEAAKSDQVAVLYSLTKFFAIPGLRLGALIAHREIINAIVRRRDPWVVNHLAQVAGIAALADRDYHRKTWEGLPQERDYLFQRLRDLPGLSPLPSAANFLLLRIEESGLSSTEWTKRLRRRGILVRNCNTFLSLGERYLRLAVRDRAATNRLIDAMRAVLAEEGML
- a CDS encoding GHMP family kinase ATP-binding protein, whose protein sequence is MYAQAQIPATCGELAQGLIGGRFLHLTCPIDAWVTASAYLTPGSGRIDGLADRPKAARAVNALLDLWSMAGCFDIRFHMDNPLPSGKGMATSTADICAAVYAVARALGRELTPAQMGPIAVAVEPSDGLFYPGIAVFDHRSGTWGKTVGMAPVPPLHILAFDLGGEVDTIEFNNRVDLLEANRQKEAAVRQAFAMITRGLRCGDPRRIGEGATLSARANQGILPKEALEEIISGVRAFGAVGVNVAHSGTVLGVIVPEGKHQRLSPITSWVESRFPHWNRLGCYRLVSGGPRFADASRQGREAAL